The nucleotide sequence TCAGGGCATCAATCGTGTTGGGTACTCCGGGTTCCGGTAAATCTTATGCCATCGTAAACAACTACATCAAGCAGCAGATTGAGAAAGGCTTTAGTATGTATATATATGATTTTAAATTTGACGACCTTTCCACCATTGCCTACAATCATTTATTGAAGCATCGGGATAAGTACAAAGTTCAACCAAAATTCTATGTGATAAATTTCGATGACCCACGCAAGAGCCATAGGTGCAATCCACTCAATCCCGATTTTATGACAGACATTTCCGACGCTTACGAAGCGGCTTACACCATAATGCTGAACCTTAACCGTAGCTGGATACAGAAGCAAGGGGATTTTTTCGTGGAAAGCCCAATTATCCTATTGGCTGCCATTATTTGGTATCTGAAAATCTATGAGGATGGTAAGTATTGTACATTCCCGCACGCCATTGAATTGCTGAATAAAAAGTATTCGGACGTATTTACCATTCTGACCTCATATTCCGATTTGGAAAACTATCTTTCTCCGTTTATGGATGCCTGGCAAGGTGGCGCACAAGACCAATTGCAGGGACAGATTGCATCGGCAAAAATCCCTTTGTCAAGAATGATTAGCCCGCAGTTGTATTGGGTTATGACCGGCGATGATTTTACGCTTGACATCAACAACCCGAAAGAACCTAAAATTTTGTGCGTGGGTAATAATCCCGACCGCCAAAATATCTACTCCGCAGCATTGGGTTTATACAATTCGAGAATTGTAAAGCTCATCAACAAAAAAGGGCAATTAAAGAGTTCGGTAATCATAGATGAGTTACCCACGATTTATTTTAGGGGACTGGACAACCTCATCGCAACGGCGAGAAGTAATAAGGTAGCCGTATGTTTGGGCTTTCAGGATTTTTCGCAATTAACAAGGGATTACGGCGACAAAGAGAGCAAGGTAATTCAGAATACGGTAGGTAATATTTTCAGTGGTCAGGTGGTTGGCGAAACGGCAAAGAGCCTTTCAGAACGCTTCGGTAAAGTATTGCAGAAACGCCAAAGTATGACGATTAACCGCAACGATAAATCTACCTCCATTTCCACACAGTTAGACAGCCTTATTCCGGCTTCTAAAATCTCAACACTTACACAAGGTATGTTCGTGGGTTCGGTATCGGACAACTTCGATGAGCGCATTGAGCAAAAAATCTTCCACGCTGAAATTGTAGTGGATAATGAAAAGGTCGCTTCCGAAACCAAAGCCTATCAAAAGATACCGCAAATTTTATCTTTTGTAGATGAGCAGGGCGAGGATAAAATGAAACAGCAGATTGAAAGCAATTACCGTCAGATAAAGCAAGACATTGTACAGATTATCGAAACTGAATTGGAACGTATCAAGAATGACCCTAACTTACAGCATTTGGTGCAAGAGGGATAAAACAAAGGGGCTTCCAAAAAGCCCTTTATTTTTACATTTTAAGCAACAGAAAACCACCAATACTGCCTGTCAATACAATCACAACAGTGCTTAATTTCTTCCGAAAAAGCATTAGGGCAAGGCATACCGTCATAATTACGGCTTCTTGTCAATCCTATATGGAGGACCGAAACAAATGGCAGCAAATGATGAAAACGGAAGCTGGACTTATTCCGTCTAAAAAGAGCCTTCGTTTTTGTCTTTTCCTTGTCGACGATAGTAATCTGTGCAGGAAAGGAAATGAACCGCTTGGAAAATTGCCAATGCTTCGAAATCAAAAGAGGTGCAATCCTATACACAAAGCCAACACCACTGCACACATTTAATTTTTGCCCTAGCGCCATCAAGTTCATCCACCGTCCGATAATAATTTTAATCAAACGATTAAATTGTTTGGTTAAATCAGATAATAGTTTCTATATTTGCAATCTAAAGCATATTAGAGCATAATGGCGAAGTCTAAAGACCCGAAGAAAATAGATACTTCCACAGAAGAAAAAATCATAGAGGCAGCTCGTAAAGTATTTCTCGAAAAAGGCTATGCAGCTACACGCACCCGTGATATTGCTGAAGAAGCGGGGATAAACTTGGCTTTGCTCAACTATTATTTTCGTAGCAAAGAAAAACTATTCCAATTGGTTATGGTGGAAAATTTGCAACAGTTGTTTAGTGTAGTATTGCCCATAGTCAACAATGATGAACTAACGCTCGAACAGAAATTGGAAACCCTTGCCGAAAACTATATCGATTTGCTTATTGACAATTCTGATTTGCCTATTTTTATATTGAGTGAAATAAGAGCAAACCCGGAAAGATTTAAGGATAGATTGCAAGTGCAACATATTTTGAGAAACTCTTCCTTTGTCAGCCAGATAAGGGAGAAAAGACCTGATGTAGAACCGGTACACTTTATCGTTTCCCTTTTGGGAATGATTATTTTCCCGTTTATAGCTAAACCTATTCTGTTTTCAGATACAAAAAGGTTCAATGCCCTGATGGAAGAAAGAAAGACATTAGTTGTGAAGTGGGCAAAAGCCATTTTGGAAACGTAGTATATTTTTTTGCATATAAACTAATCAAATGATTAAAACAAAATAATTAATAAAATGATTAAAAAAATCAACACCTTTCTATTTGAGGCCACAGGCGGAACAGGTAAAGAAATCCTGATAAAGTTATTAGAACAAAAACACCAGGTATTTGTTTTAGCCCGAAATCCCGAAACATTGAACATTACAGATGACAATCTGAAAATAATCAAGGGCAGTATTTACAATCCCGAAACGTATCAAAACGAGTTAAGTAAATGCGACCTTGTAATTTCTGCATTGGGTACAGGAACATCAAGAAAGCCGACAGAAATTTATTCAAAAGGCGTGCAACAGGTTATTACGGCAATGCGGAAAGCAAATGTAAAACGGCTTATAACTTTGACCGCAGGAGCTTTTGACCCTACCGACCCTGCAACCCGAAATTTCATTGTAAAATATATCGTTCAGCCATTGTTCAAAAACATCTATTCTGATATGCAGAAATGGGAAACCATTTTAGAAAACAGCGAGGAAATTGATTGGACGATTATTAGACCAAGCCGACTACTGAACGGAAAAGAAAAAGGTAAGTATCGTGTACAGCTCGACCATTGCCCGAAAGGTGGCAGTAAAATAAACCTAAGCGATTTAGCAGACTTCATTGTTAAGCAAATCAATTCAGATAAATACATTCATCAGAAAGTGGCTATTGCATATTAGTTCGGCAGAATGGTTATATAGAGCAAAGTCAATTTTTTTTGCCCTGTAATTAATCAAATGATTGAAACATAAAATTAAATAGAATGATTAAAATAGTAAATAAACAAAAACCGAAATGGCTCATTGTCTTAATGCTGATATGCGGCCATTGGTCAATGGCACAGCAAAGCAATTCATTGAGCCTTGATAACTGCCTCGAAATGGCAAAGCAGAATTATCCTTTGATAAGGCAATACACGCTGATAGAAAAAACAAAAGAATATTCTATTGCCAATGCTCAAAAAGCGTATTTACCGCAGTTCAATGTAGCAGGGCAGGCAACCTATCAATCGGCAGTTACGCAAATACCAATCTCATTGCCCAGCGTGGATATTCCGACAATGAGCAAAGACCAATACAAACTATATGGCGAAGTATCACAGTCTATTACAGACCTGTTTACCGTGAAAGACCAAAAGGAATACATCAATGCCAATTCCGAAATAGAAGTACAAAAAACAGAAGTAGAGCTTTACAAGTTAAGAGAACGTATCAACAACCTATATTTTGGGATATTTTTGATTGATGCTCAGATTAAACAAACCGAATTACTTAAAAAGGATATTCAAAGCGGTATCGAAAAAACCAATGTAGCCATTGCCAACGGAGTAGCTTTAAAAAGTACAGCCGATAATCTGAAAGCGGAGTTACTGAAAGCTGACCAACGTACCATTGAACTGAAAGCCACACGTAAAGGCTATGCAGATATGTTGGCTTTGTTTATCGGTAATCCGATTGATGAAAATACCGTGCTTGAGAAACCACATCGGCAAATGCTTACCAACACAATCAACCGTCCAGAACTAAAACTTTTCGACTTGCAGAAAAAATCTTTTGACGTACAGGAAAAGCTGATTACAGCTAAAAACCTACCTCGTTTGAGTGCATTTTTTCAAGGCGGTTTGGGCAGACCGGGTTTGAATATGTTGGATAATGATTTTCAAGGTTACTATATCGGAGGTTTACGTTTGAGTTGGAACATTACGGGCTTCTACACTTATAAGAACGAAAAGAAAATGCTTGCTAACAGTCAAAGTATGATAGACATACAAAGGGAAACTTTTTTATTTAATACCAACCTCACATTGAAACAGCAAAATGCTGATATAACCAAAATGCAGGAATTGATTGAAACTGACAAAAGTATTGTAACACTTCGTGAAAGCGTGAAAAATACCACACAAAACCAACTTACTTATGGTACGGCAACTACAAACGATTATCTCATTGCCGTAAATGCCGAAGACCAGGCAAAACAAAATCTGATTTTACACGAAATACAGCTTTTAATGACAGAGTACAACACACAAACAACAGCAGGAAATTAGTAACAATAAAAAAGTAGAACGATGTATAAAATAAGAATAATCACATTGCTAACAGCTGTTACAGCATTACTAACAGCTTGCAACGACAATAAAGTTTCATTTGATGCTTCAGGCAGTTTTGAAGCAGAGGAAACCATTATTTCATCTGAAGCCACAGGAACAATCAAACAATTCAATATTGAGGAGGGGCAAACATTAGGAGCAGGACAGGAAATCGGCTACATAGACAGCTTGCAGTTATATTTGAAGAAAAAACAGTTGGAAGCACAGATAACAGCCATTTTAGGAAAAAAGCCCAATATACCTGTCCAACTATCCGCCTTACAGGAACAGCTAAAAACTACCGAAAGGGAACGAACAAGAGTAGCCAATTTGGTAAAAGGCGATGCAGCTACACCCAAACAGTTGGACGACATCAACGCACAGATTGAAGTGCTGAAAAAACAGATAGAGGCACAACAATCAACATTAAGCATTTCAAGCGAGGGTTTGAGTAAAGACATTGTACCATTACAGGTGCAAGTGGAACAGTTAAACGACCAGTTAGCAAAATGTAAAATCATCAATCCTGCAAACGGAACAGTGCTTGCCAAATATGCCGAAGCCAACGAAATGACCACAACAGGAAAACCACTTTACAAAATTGCCGATTTGTCAAACATCATTTTAAGGGCTTACATCACAAGCAATCAACTCACACAGATTAAACTGAACCAAAAAGTAAAAGTGCTTACCGATGACGGCAAAGGCGGTTACAAAGAAACAGAGGGAACTGTAACGTGGATAAATGACAAAGCGGAGTTTACGCCAAAAACCATTCAGACCAAAGATGAACGGGCGAATATGGTGTATGCCGTAAAAATTAAAGTTAAAAATGACGGCTCATACAAAGTAGGTATGTATGGCGAAATAAAATTCCAATAGCAATGGCAGATGTGGTATTAAATAACATTGTAAAGACCTACAATAAAGGCGAAGTAAAGGCAGTAAACGATGTTTCCTTTACCGTAAACAAAGGCGAATTGTTTGGCTTGATTGGAGCAGACGGAGCAGGAAAAACAAGCATTTTCCGAATATTGACCACCTTGCTTTTGCCCGATGACGGCACAGCTTCCGTAAATGGTTTTGACGTAGTGAAAGACTACAAAGCTATTCGCAAAAATGTAGGCTATATGCCGGGCAAATTCTCACTGTATCAGGATTTATCCGTAGAGGAAAACCTCAACTTTTTTGCAACGGTATTCAATACCACCGTAGTCGAAAATTACGATTTGGTAAAGGACATCTATGTACAATTAGAGCCGTTTAAAAATCGCAGGGCAGGAAAATTGTCGGGCGGTATGAAACAGAAATTGGCTTTGTGTTGTGCCTTAATTCATCGTCCTACCGTATTGTTTTTAGACGAGCCGACCACAGGCGTAGATGTGGTTTCACGAAAAGAATTTTGGGAAATGCTGAAAGGCTTAAAGCAACAGGGCATTACCATTTTGGTTTCCACGCCTTATATGGACGAAGCCACGCTTTGCGAACGCATCGCATTGATACAAAACGGCAGTATAATGACCATTGATACACCCGATGCAATCATAAGACAGTTTCCCGAAAGATTGTTTGCAGTAAGGGCAACTGAAATGGGCAGATTGCAAAACACTTTGCGAAACAACACGCAGATAAAAAGCTGTTTTTCATTTGGCGACTTTCATCACATTACGTTTCAAAACGATAATGAACATTCACAAAAGAAACTGATACAAACCTTGCAGGAAGACAGTTTTCAAGACATTGAACTCAAACACATCACACCAACCATTGAAGATTGCTTTATAAAGCTGATGAATTGATATGACAAGCGAAGTAGTAATAAAAACAGACAAGCTCACCAAGCGTTTCGGCGATTTCATCGCTACAAATGAAATAACCTTTGAAGTATATGCAGGCGAAATTTTCGGCTTTCTCGGTGCAAATGGTGCAGGCAAAACAACCGCAATGAAAATGCTTTGCGGGCTTTCAAAACCCTCATCGGGCAATGCCACCATTGCAGGTTTTGATATTTACAAGCAGACCGAAGAAATAAAAAAGAACATCGGCTATATGAGCCAAAAATTTTCATTGTACGAAGATTTGACGGTAATAGAAAACATACAATTCTTTGGCGGAATTTATGGTTTATCCGATAAGCAACTGAAAGCAAAAAGCATCGAACTGATTGAAACATTGGGATTGCAGAGCGAAGCAAAAAAGTTGGTGGCTTCATTGCCGTTGGGTTGGAAACAGAAATTGGCATTTTCGGTAGCCGTAATTCACGAACCCAAAATTGTTTTTTTAGACGAACCCACAGGAGGAGTTGACCCGATTGTTCGCAGACAGTTTTGGGATTTAATTTATCAGGCATCAGGCAGAGGCATTACCATTTTCGTAACCACGCATTATATGGACGAAGCCGAATATTGTAACCGAATTTCGATGATGGTGGACGGAGTAATACAAGCATTAGACACACCCGACAATTTGAAAAGACAATTTTCCGCAAACACAATGGACGAAGTATTTTTTGAATTGGCAAGAGGTGCAAAACGAAAATCAGATTAAAAATGAAACAGTTTTTATCATTTGTAAGAAAAGAATTTTATCACGTTTTCCGTGATAAGAAAACGCTGTTAATGCTCTTCGGTTTGCCGATTGCATTGATAGTGTTATTCGGCTTTGCGGTAACCAACGAAATCAAAAATGCAAAAATTGTGATTTGCGACTATGCCAAAGACCAAGCCACACAGCAAATCATCAACAAATTGGAAGCAGGAAATCAGTTTAAGATTACAAAAACAATAATGAGCCACACAGAAATTGAAAATGCTTTCAAAAAAGAAAACATCAAACTGGCAATCATTTTTCCTGCAAACTTCAATAAGGATTTGTTACATCTGAATAAAGCACAGGTACAAATTATTGCCGATGCTTCAGACCCGAATACCGCCAACACATTAACAAATTACGCAACGGCAATTATTATGGATTATCAGCAGGAATTGATGAAAAACAATACTATTCCGCTTCGCATTGTTTCAGAAATAAGAATGTTGTACAATCCCGAACTGAAAGGAGCAACCAACTTTGTGCCGGGCATTATGGCGTTGGTACTGTTATTAGTGTGTGTACTGATGACAGCCGTGTCCATAGTTCGGGAAAAAGAAACAGGCACAATGGAAATTTTGTTGGTTTCGCCCATTAGTCCTTTTTTGGTAATCATTTCAAAAGCCATTCCTTACTTTTTTCTATCGCTTATCAACCTTTCCGTAATACTTATATTAAGCGTTACCCTGTTAGAAATGCCAATAAATGGCAGTCTTTGGTTGTTAATAGCCGAAAGTACTTTACTTATCATTTGTGCCTTGTCATTGGGCTTGCTGATTTCTAATAATACCCAATCGCAACAATCCGCAATGCTTATTTCAATGATGGGTATGTTAGTCCCAACAATGTTGTTTACGGGGTTTATGTTTCCTATTGAAAATATGCCTGTTCCGTTGCAGGTAATAACCAATGTTGTTCCGTCAAAATGGTATTACATCATTGTAAAATCAATAATGATAAAAGGTTTGGGCTTTTCAGCGATATGGAAAGAAACGCTTATCCTCTTCGGGACAACTTGCTTTTTGCTGTTTGTCAGTTTAAAAACCTTTAAAAACAGATTGGTATGAGAACGCTAAAATTTTTATTGCGAAAAGAGTTCAAACAAATCTTTCGCAACAAAGCCTTGTTGCCATTGATTTTTGTTGTGCCGATAGTACAGTTGCTGATACTGCCGTTGGCAGCTGATTATGAAGTAAAAAACATCAACATTTCAATCGTTGACCACGACCATTCTACCTATTCCCAACAACTGATTTCAAAAATTACCGCTTCTGGATATTTTCAGTTGGCAGATTACGGCACATCATTCAATCAGGCATTTCAGCAAATAGAAAAAGACAAGTCCGATTTGATATTGGAAATTCCGCAGGGCTTTGAAAAGAATTTGGTAAGTGAAAATTCAGAAAAATTATTTGTTGCAGTTAATGCAATCAATGGCGTAAAGGCAGGTTTGGGCGGTGCTTATCTCAATCAGATTATTACTGCATACAACAATGATATTCGCTTGCAATGGTCACAGCCCGATAAATTTAATACGACACCTGTTATCAGTATTGCCTCATCAAATTGGTTCAACAAATTTTTGAACTATCGTTTTTTTATGGTTCCGGGCATATTGGTTGTATTGGTAACAATGGTCGCTTCTTATATGTCTGCATTGAACATTGTAAAAGAAAAAGAAGTCGGAACAATAGAGCAAATCAACGTTACACCTATTAAAAAATATCAGTTTATTTTGGGTAAGCTCATTCCGTTTTGGGTAATAGGAATGTTTATTTTTAGTGTAGGATTGCTCATTGTGGGACGTTTCGTTTACGGCATTGTTCCTGTCGGCAGTTTGCTTTTGTTGTATGGTTATTTGGCCATTTATCTGATTGCTTTATTAGGAATGAGCTTGCTCATTTCAACCTTTGCCGAAACACAACAGCAAGCAATGTCAGTCGCTTTCTTTTTCATTATGATTTTTATGCTGATGGGCGGTCTGTTTACATCTATCGACAGTATGCCGACTTGGGCTTATTACATCGCAAAGAGCATTCCTGTAACGTATTTTATTGAGGTAGTACGAATGATAATTTTAAAGGGAAGCGGTTTTGCCGACATCAAATATCATTTCGTTATTATGATTGGATTTGCCGTTTTATTAAATGGTTTGGCGATTTGGAATTACAAGAAAACCAGTTAGCATATCGACCCACGGCCAGTAAAACTTGTGGTTTTTGTGAGACATTATGGAAGTATTTTTATACGATAACAAAGTTTCAGAAAGCAAA is from Epilithonimonas vandammei and encodes:
- the mobC gene encoding conjugal transfer protein MobC, which encodes MQGEDDLRGLAKIMAFMRAVSILLVLMHLYWFCYGFFLERGWTLEIINKMLGNFDRTAGLFSHTLYTKAFALVLLALSCLGTKGVKNEKITWAKIYVALGVGFVLFFLNTPLLKLSPVIGTFLYILTISLGYIALLMAGVWMSRLLRTNLMDDVFNNENESFQQETKLMENEYSVNLPTKFYYKGKWNNGWINIVNPFRASIVLGTPGSGKSYAIVNNYIKQQIEKGFSMYIYDFKFDDLSTIAYNHLLKHRDKYKVQPKFYVINFDDPRKSHRCNPLNPDFMTDISDAYEAAYTIMLNLNRSWIQKQGDFFVESPIILLAAIIWYLKIYEDGKYCTFPHAIELLNKKYSDVFTILTSYSDLENYLSPFMDAWQGGAQDQLQGQIASAKIPLSRMISPQLYWVMTGDDFTLDINNPKEPKILCVGNNPDRQNIYSAALGLYNSRIVKLINKKGQLKSSVIIDELPTIYFRGLDNLIATARSNKVAVCLGFQDFSQLTRDYGDKESKVIQNTVGNIFSGQVVGETAKSLSERFGKVLQKRQSMTINRNDKSTSISTQLDSLIPASKISTLTQGMFVGSVSDNFDERIEQKIFHAEIVVDNEKVASETKAYQKIPQILSFVDEQGEDKMKQQIESNYRQIKQDIVQIIETELERIKNDPNLQHLVQEG
- a CDS encoding TetR/AcrR family transcriptional regulator — encoded protein: MAKSKDPKKIDTSTEEKIIEAARKVFLEKGYAATRTRDIAEEAGINLALLNYYFRSKEKLFQLVMVENLQQLFSVVLPIVNNDELTLEQKLETLAENYIDLLIDNSDLPIFILSEIRANPERFKDRLQVQHILRNSSFVSQIREKRPDVEPVHFIVSLLGMIIFPFIAKPILFSDTKRFNALMEERKTLVVKWAKAILET
- a CDS encoding NAD(P)-dependent oxidoreductase; translated protein: MIKKINTFLFEATGGTGKEILIKLLEQKHQVFVLARNPETLNITDDNLKIIKGSIYNPETYQNELSKCDLVISALGTGTSRKPTEIYSKGVQQVITAMRKANVKRLITLTAGAFDPTDPATRNFIVKYIVQPLFKNIYSDMQKWETILENSEEIDWTIIRPSRLLNGKEKGKYRVQLDHCPKGGSKINLSDLADFIVKQINSDKYIHQKVAIAY
- a CDS encoding TolC family protein; the protein is MIKIVNKQKPKWLIVLMLICGHWSMAQQSNSLSLDNCLEMAKQNYPLIRQYTLIEKTKEYSIANAQKAYLPQFNVAGQATYQSAVTQIPISLPSVDIPTMSKDQYKLYGEVSQSITDLFTVKDQKEYINANSEIEVQKTEVELYKLRERINNLYFGIFLIDAQIKQTELLKKDIQSGIEKTNVAIANGVALKSTADNLKAELLKADQRTIELKATRKGYADMLALFIGNPIDENTVLEKPHRQMLTNTINRPELKLFDLQKKSFDVQEKLITAKNLPRLSAFFQGGLGRPGLNMLDNDFQGYYIGGLRLSWNITGFYTYKNEKKMLANSQSMIDIQRETFLFNTNLTLKQQNADITKMQELIETDKSIVTLRESVKNTTQNQLTYGTATTNDYLIAVNAEDQAKQNLILHEIQLLMTEYNTQTTAGN
- a CDS encoding HlyD family secretion protein: MYKIRIITLLTAVTALLTACNDNKVSFDASGSFEAEETIISSEATGTIKQFNIEEGQTLGAGQEIGYIDSLQLYLKKKQLEAQITAILGKKPNIPVQLSALQEQLKTTERERTRVANLVKGDAATPKQLDDINAQIEVLKKQIEAQQSTLSISSEGLSKDIVPLQVQVEQLNDQLAKCKIINPANGTVLAKYAEANEMTTTGKPLYKIADLSNIILRAYITSNQLTQIKLNQKVKVLTDDGKGGYKETEGTVTWINDKAEFTPKTIQTKDERANMVYAVKIKVKNDGSYKVGMYGEIKFQ
- a CDS encoding ABC transporter ATP-binding protein; the encoded protein is MADVVLNNIVKTYNKGEVKAVNDVSFTVNKGELFGLIGADGAGKTSIFRILTTLLLPDDGTASVNGFDVVKDYKAIRKNVGYMPGKFSLYQDLSVEENLNFFATVFNTTVVENYDLVKDIYVQLEPFKNRRAGKLSGGMKQKLALCCALIHRPTVLFLDEPTTGVDVVSRKEFWEMLKGLKQQGITILVSTPYMDEATLCERIALIQNGSIMTIDTPDAIIRQFPERLFAVRATEMGRLQNTLRNNTQIKSCFSFGDFHHITFQNDNEHSQKKLIQTLQEDSFQDIELKHITPTIEDCFIKLMN
- a CDS encoding ABC transporter ATP-binding protein; amino-acid sequence: MTSEVVIKTDKLTKRFGDFIATNEITFEVYAGEIFGFLGANGAGKTTAMKMLCGLSKPSSGNATIAGFDIYKQTEEIKKNIGYMSQKFSLYEDLTVIENIQFFGGIYGLSDKQLKAKSIELIETLGLQSEAKKLVASLPLGWKQKLAFSVAVIHEPKIVFLDEPTGGVDPIVRRQFWDLIYQASGRGITIFVTTHYMDEAEYCNRISMMVDGVIQALDTPDNLKRQFSANTMDEVFFELARGAKRKSD
- a CDS encoding ABC transporter permease, which translates into the protein MKQFLSFVRKEFYHVFRDKKTLLMLFGLPIALIVLFGFAVTNEIKNAKIVICDYAKDQATQQIINKLEAGNQFKITKTIMSHTEIENAFKKENIKLAIIFPANFNKDLLHLNKAQVQIIADASDPNTANTLTNYATAIIMDYQQELMKNNTIPLRIVSEIRMLYNPELKGATNFVPGIMALVLLLVCVLMTAVSIVREKETGTMEILLVSPISPFLVIISKAIPYFFLSLINLSVILILSVTLLEMPINGSLWLLIAESTLLIICALSLGLLISNNTQSQQSAMLISMMGMLVPTMLFTGFMFPIENMPVPLQVITNVVPSKWYYIIVKSIMIKGLGFSAIWKETLILFGTTCFLLFVSLKTFKNRLV
- a CDS encoding ABC transporter permease — protein: MRTLKFLLRKEFKQIFRNKALLPLIFVVPIVQLLILPLAADYEVKNINISIVDHDHSTYSQQLISKITASGYFQLADYGTSFNQAFQQIEKDKSDLILEIPQGFEKNLVSENSEKLFVAVNAINGVKAGLGGAYLNQIITAYNNDIRLQWSQPDKFNTTPVISIASSNWFNKFLNYRFFMVPGILVVLVTMVASYMSALNIVKEKEVGTIEQINVTPIKKYQFILGKLIPFWVIGMFIFSVGLLIVGRFVYGIVPVGSLLLLYGYLAIYLIALLGMSLLISTFAETQQQAMSVAFFFIMIFMLMGGLFTSIDSMPTWAYYIAKSIPVTYFIEVVRMIILKGSGFADIKYHFVIMIGFAVLLNGLAIWNYKKTS